In Saccharothrix violaceirubra, the following are encoded in one genomic region:
- a CDS encoding beta-N-acetylhexosaminidase — MLPRPVSFGRGDGEVVFDGVVDVRQWGGPAEGYRLTIAPSGVVIEAADAAGEAHARQTLRQLSGPSAFRAVAPGPVTLPVCVVEDHPRFRWRGCMLDVARHFLPKPDLLRYVDLLAVHKLNVLHLHLTDDQGWRFESLRFPLLHEVGGWRPSSRYGDRRHGGQTGRPHGGYYTQDDLREVVAYAAERHITVVPEIDVPGHSQAAIAAYPELGVAPGGVWTDWGINPNLLNTAPSTVDFVLAVFEELLDVFPGEYVGFGGDEAEGGDGSLVRAVTEFLVSRGRRPFGWDEALETGPLPDATVIASWRGEDAGVTALDRGLDVVMCPEKYVYLDYRQSDSADEPVPVGTVTTLEDVYGYEPAAADRLLGVQANVWTEHLDSPRRLDYATFPRLCALAELAWSTGERDVAEFRDRLAGSHLPRLAALGVEYRPLSGPLPWQRLPGVPGHPR, encoded by the coding sequence ATCCTGCCCCGACCGGTGTCGTTCGGCCGCGGCGACGGCGAAGTGGTGTTCGACGGTGTCGTGGACGTGCGGCAGTGGGGCGGTCCGGCCGAGGGCTACCGGCTCACGATCGCGCCCTCCGGCGTGGTGATCGAGGCCGCCGACGCGGCCGGCGAGGCACACGCGCGGCAGACGTTGCGGCAGCTCTCCGGGCCGTCGGCGTTCCGCGCGGTCGCCCCCGGGCCGGTGACGCTGCCGGTGTGCGTGGTCGAGGACCACCCCCGGTTCCGGTGGCGCGGCTGCATGCTCGACGTGGCCCGGCACTTCCTGCCCAAGCCCGACCTGCTGCGCTACGTCGACCTGCTGGCCGTGCACAAGCTCAACGTGCTGCACCTGCACCTGACCGACGACCAGGGCTGGCGGTTCGAGTCGCTCAGGTTCCCGCTGCTGCACGAGGTCGGCGGGTGGCGGCCGTCCTCGCGGTACGGGGACCGGCGGCACGGCGGGCAGACCGGACGACCGCACGGCGGCTACTACACGCAGGACGACCTGCGCGAGGTCGTGGCCTACGCGGCCGAACGGCACATCACCGTCGTGCCCGAGATCGACGTGCCCGGCCACAGCCAGGCGGCGATCGCAGCGTACCCGGAACTGGGCGTCGCACCCGGTGGCGTGTGGACGGACTGGGGCATCAACCCCAACCTGCTGAACACCGCTCCGTCCACTGTGGACTTCGTGCTGGCGGTGTTCGAGGAGCTGCTGGACGTGTTCCCCGGCGAGTACGTCGGGTTCGGCGGCGACGAGGCCGAGGGCGGCGACGGCTCGCTCGTGCGCGCCGTCACGGAGTTCCTGGTGTCACGCGGACGTCGGCCGTTCGGCTGGGACGAGGCGTTGGAGACCGGACCGCTGCCCGACGCGACCGTGATCGCGTCCTGGCGCGGCGAGGACGCGGGCGTCACGGCACTGGACCGCGGACTCGACGTCGTGATGTGCCCGGAGAAGTACGTGTACCTGGACTACCGGCAGTCCGACTCCGCCGACGAGCCCGTCCCCGTCGGCACGGTCACCACGCTGGAGGACGTGTACGGATACGAACCCGCGGCGGCCGACCGGCTGCTCGGCGTCCAGGCCAACGTCTGGACCGAGCACCTCGACTCGCCGCGCCGGCTGGACTACGCGACGTTCCCGCGCCTGTGCGCCCTCGCCGAGCTGGCGTGGAGCACGGGGGAGCGGGACGTCGCGGAGTTCCGGGACCGGCTGGCC
- a CDS encoding carbohydrate ABC transporter permease yields the protein MKRGVVEAVTVVIAAVVAFPLYWMVLTALKPEAEVITADPRPWTLTPTLDSFTRALTVQSFGRYLVNSLVVALVVVLLSLLISFLAATALTRFRFRTRTTLLIMLLIVQMVPVEALTIPLFFMMKSVRDVVPVFGLNHLGSLVLVHLAFSLPFSIWMLRGFVAAVPVELEEAATLDGASRFRFLWQVLFPLVAPGLVATSVLAFIHAWNDFLFAKTFIISAAENQTLPLALQVFVKPDQNDWGAIMAGSTLMTIPVLLFFIVVQRRLVAGLAGAVKA from the coding sequence GTGAAACGCGGCGTCGTCGAGGCGGTCACCGTCGTCATCGCGGCGGTGGTCGCGTTCCCCCTCTACTGGATGGTGCTCACCGCGCTCAAGCCCGAGGCCGAGGTGATCACGGCCGACCCCCGGCCGTGGACGCTCACGCCCACGCTGGACAGCTTCACCCGGGCGCTGACCGTGCAGAGCTTCGGCCGCTACCTGGTCAACAGCCTGGTGGTGGCGCTGGTCGTGGTGCTGCTCAGCCTGCTGATCTCGTTCCTGGCCGCGACCGCGCTGACCCGGTTCCGGTTCCGGACGCGTACCACGTTGCTGATCATGCTGCTGATCGTGCAGATGGTGCCGGTCGAGGCGCTGACCATCCCGTTGTTCTTCATGATGAAGTCCGTGCGCGACGTGGTGCCGGTGTTCGGCCTCAACCACCTGGGCTCGCTGGTGCTGGTGCACCTGGCGTTCAGCCTGCCGTTCTCGATCTGGATGCTGCGCGGGTTCGTCGCGGCCGTCCCGGTCGAGCTGGAGGAGGCCGCGACCTTGGACGGCGCGTCCCGTTTCCGGTTCCTGTGGCAGGTGCTGTTCCCGCTGGTCGCGCCCGGCCTGGTGGCCACCAGCGTGCTGGCGTTCATCCACGCGTGGAACGACTTCCTGTTCGCCAAGACGTTCATCATCTCGGCGGCCGAGAACCAGACGCTGCCGCTGGCGTTGCAGGTGTTCGTCAAGCCCGACCAGAACGATTGGGGCGCCATCATGGCGGGTTCGACCCTGATGACCATCCCGGTGCTGCTGTTCTTCATCGTGGTGCAACGCCGGCTCGTCGCCGGTCTGGCCGGGGCGGTGAAGGCGTGA
- a CDS encoding carbohydrate ABC transporter permease → MNARKGDGRIAYALLAPALLVLVGLMGYPIYQLVLISLFDYGQEQVSGGAPLIFLGVGNYATLLSDAKFWSVLGQTLGFAAVCVVGTLLVGATLAVLATRVRTWARTVLFLAALGAWATPAVAGSTIWLFLFDANFGFVNELLGTTGFSWTFDKWTAFGLVAAQVIWCSFPFVMVTLYAGIKAIPGEVIEAAALDGASTFRTARSVILPLLRPILIVVTIQSIIWDFKVFTQIYVMTNGGGIAGRNLVLNVYAYQQAFAASEYGLGAAIGVVMTALLLVVTLGYLRALRKSGEEL, encoded by the coding sequence ATGAACGCGCGCAAGGGCGACGGGCGGATCGCGTACGCCCTCCTCGCCCCCGCACTGCTGGTCCTGGTCGGGCTGATGGGCTACCCGATCTACCAGCTCGTGCTGATCTCCCTGTTCGACTACGGCCAGGAGCAGGTCAGCGGCGGTGCGCCGCTGATCTTCCTGGGCGTGGGCAACTACGCCACGCTGCTGTCCGACGCCAAGTTCTGGTCCGTGCTGGGCCAGACGCTCGGGTTCGCGGCCGTGTGCGTGGTGGGGACCCTGCTCGTCGGTGCGACCCTGGCCGTCCTGGCGACCAGGGTCCGCACCTGGGCGCGGACCGTGCTGTTCCTGGCCGCGCTCGGCGCGTGGGCGACGCCGGCCGTCGCCGGGTCGACGATCTGGCTGTTCCTGTTCGACGCCAACTTCGGCTTCGTCAACGAACTGCTCGGCACCACCGGGTTCTCGTGGACGTTCGACAAGTGGACGGCGTTCGGCCTGGTCGCCGCCCAGGTGATCTGGTGCTCGTTCCCGTTCGTCATGGTCACGCTCTACGCGGGCATCAAGGCCATCCCCGGCGAGGTCATCGAGGCCGCGGCGCTGGACGGCGCGTCCACGTTCCGCACCGCGCGCAGCGTGATCCTCCCGTTGCTGCGGCCCATCCTGATCGTCGTCACGATCCAGTCGATCATCTGGGACTTCAAGGTCTTCACCCAGATCTACGTCATGACCAACGGCGGCGGCATCGCCGGGCGCAACCTCGTGCTCAACGTGTACGCCTACCAACAGGCTTTCGCCGCCTCCGAGTACGGCCTGGGCGCCGCGATCGGCGTGGTCATGACCGCGTTGCTGCTCGTCGTCACGCTCGGGTACCTGCGGGCGCTGCGCAAGTCCGGGGAGGAACTGTGA
- a CDS encoding extracellular solute-binding protein, with amino-acid sequence MRFVLAAVAVSAAVLAGCAPVQSGPAASSGTDEQTGTLRIWLFDEVNRAPKEAVVKEAVEEFQKANQGVTVDVQYIQTSSRAERFKAAFSDPKSAPDVAEFGNTDLAGYVAGGGFAELDLSSWADSKDLLPAVLDTAKVDGKTYGVPWFVGVRALYYRTDVFTELNLKPPTKLDEIAPLARQIRAAKPDLLGISAGGKYTYAAMPFVWANGGDIATKSGDKYVAKIDSAESKAGLEQYTDLIADDICPAAQCAGNGGDASVEAFRAGKAAMVIGGDFNRKSVDASQAAGKYAVVPLPGKDAGSIAPAFAGGNLLGVLKGSERKTLANKFVQLLAGKQYQRKMFDAMGNMPTFGDVQDEVAKSTPAIGPFVKTLAAGTKFVPVSANWAKIDAQAVLPTLIQEVATKTADLDTASKKAADSMNAAFSS; translated from the coding sequence ATGCGGTTCGTTTTGGCAGCCGTCGCCGTGAGCGCGGCCGTACTGGCCGGGTGTGCCCCGGTCCAGTCCGGCCCCGCGGCGTCGTCCGGGACCGACGAGCAGACCGGCACACTGCGGATCTGGCTCTTCGACGAGGTCAACCGGGCACCGAAGGAGGCCGTCGTCAAGGAGGCGGTCGAGGAGTTCCAGAAGGCCAACCAGGGCGTCACGGTCGACGTCCAGTACATCCAGACCAGCTCCCGCGCCGAGCGCTTCAAGGCCGCGTTCAGCGACCCCAAGAGCGCGCCGGACGTCGCCGAGTTCGGCAACACCGACCTCGCCGGTTACGTCGCCGGCGGCGGGTTCGCCGAACTCGACCTCTCGTCGTGGGCCGACTCGAAGGACCTGCTGCCCGCGGTGCTTGATACCGCCAAGGTGGACGGCAAGACCTACGGCGTGCCGTGGTTCGTCGGCGTGCGCGCCCTCTACTACCGCACGGACGTCTTCACCGAGCTGAACCTCAAGCCGCCGACGAAGCTCGACGAGATCGCGCCGCTGGCGCGGCAGATCCGGGCGGCGAAGCCGGACCTGCTGGGCATCTCGGCCGGCGGCAAGTACACCTACGCGGCCATGCCGTTCGTGTGGGCCAACGGCGGCGACATCGCGACCAAGAGCGGCGACAAGTACGTCGCCAAGATCGACAGCGCCGAGTCCAAGGCCGGTCTGGAGCAGTACACCGACCTGATCGCCGACGACATCTGCCCGGCCGCCCAGTGCGCGGGCAACGGCGGCGACGCCAGCGTCGAGGCGTTCCGCGCGGGCAAGGCCGCGATGGTCATCGGCGGCGACTTCAACCGCAAGTCCGTCGACGCCTCCCAGGCGGCCGGCAAGTACGCGGTCGTGCCGCTGCCCGGCAAGGACGCGGGCTCCATCGCACCGGCCTTCGCCGGCGGCAACCTGCTCGGCGTGCTCAAGGGCTCCGAGCGCAAGACGCTGGCCAACAAGTTCGTCCAGCTCCTGGCGGGCAAGCAGTACCAGCGCAAGATGTTCGACGCCATGGGCAACATGCCCACGTTCGGCGACGTGCAGGACGAGGTCGCCAAGAGCACCCCGGCGATCGGGCCGTTCGTCAAGACGCTGGCGGCGGGCACGAAGTTCGTGCCGGTCAGCGCCAACTGGGCCAAGATCGACGCCCAGGCCGTGCTGCCCACGCTCATCCAGGAGGTCGCGACGAAGACCGCCGACCTCGACACCGCGTCGAAGAAGGCGGCCGACTCCATGAACGCGGCGTTCAGTTCGTGA
- a CDS encoding IS481 family transposase has translation MTHANAPLTELGRLRLARCVVDEGWPLRRAAERFQVSPTTAARWASRYRELGEAGLVDRSSRPHRSPRRLPTRRERRIVKVRLARRWGPARIAHLLGLNPSTVHRVLRRFGLARLAHLDRATATPVRRYEHAAPGDLVHVDIKKLGNIPDGGGHKVHGRRAGGRNSSAHRDPTRPRKVHGRPNLGYAYLHNAVDDHSRLAYTEILPDETKDTAAAFWTRAQAFFREAGVTVRRVLTDNGSCYRSRLWRDTLANAGITHKRTRAYRPQTNGKVERFNRTLLDEWAYAQAYRSETERRETLPRWLHTYNHHRGHTALKGQPPASRVPNLTGQNI, from the coding sequence GTGACCCACGCTAACGCACCCTTGACCGAGCTGGGACGGCTGCGCCTGGCCCGGTGTGTCGTGGACGAGGGGTGGCCGCTGCGGCGGGCGGCCGAGCGGTTCCAGGTCTCGCCGACCACCGCCGCCCGCTGGGCCTCTCGCTACCGCGAGCTGGGCGAGGCGGGCCTGGTCGACCGTTCCAGCCGCCCGCACCGCAGCCCGCGTCGCCTGCCCACCCGCCGCGAACGCCGGATCGTCAAGGTCCGCCTGGCGCGTCGGTGGGGCCCGGCCCGCATCGCCCACCTGCTCGGACTGAACCCCTCCACCGTGCACCGGGTGCTGCGCCGCTTCGGCCTGGCCCGCCTGGCCCACCTGGACCGGGCCACCGCCACGCCGGTGCGCCGCTACGAACACGCCGCACCGGGCGACCTGGTCCACGTCGACATCAAGAAGCTCGGCAACATCCCCGACGGCGGCGGCCACAAGGTGCACGGACGGCGGGCCGGCGGGCGCAACAGCTCCGCCCACCGCGACCCGACCAGGCCCCGCAAGGTCCACGGCCGCCCGAACCTCGGCTACGCCTACCTGCACAACGCGGTGGACGACCACTCCCGGCTGGCCTACACCGAGATCCTGCCCGACGAGACCAAGGACACCGCCGCCGCGTTCTGGACCCGGGCACAGGCGTTCTTCCGGGAAGCCGGCGTCACCGTCCGCCGGGTGCTGACCGACAACGGCTCCTGCTACCGCTCACGGCTCTGGCGCGACACCCTCGCCAACGCGGGCATCACCCATAAACGCACCCGCGCCTACCGGCCACAGACCAACGGCAAGGTCGAACGCTTCAACCGCACCCTGCTCGACGAATGGGCCTACGCCCAGGCATACCGGTCTGAGACCGAACGCCGCGAGACGCTGCCGCGGTGGCTGCACACCTATAATCACCACCGCGGCCACACCGCACTCAAAGGCCAACCACCTGCCAGCCGCGTCCCCAACCTCACAGGACAGAACATCTAG
- a CDS encoding copper homeostasis protein CutC, which produces MLEVIALHAADAEAAQAGGAHRLELVADMAADGLTPSVATLRDVLSATDLPVRVMLRDANGFAPGDLDALRRTTAELRAAGAREFVLGFLDDQGAIDVDTVRALVAELDGAAWTFHRALDNSTDPERSWDVVAGLGCDTVLAAGSPKGVADGLPVLEKLAARQEVVRLLVGGSLKPEHVAPLKAAGAMGFHVGSAVRPGGWDAPLSADAVRTWANLV; this is translated from the coding sequence ATGCTGGAAGTCATCGCACTGCACGCGGCGGACGCCGAAGCCGCCCAGGCCGGTGGGGCGCACCGCCTCGAACTCGTCGCCGACATGGCCGCCGACGGCCTGACGCCGTCCGTCGCCACCCTCCGCGACGTCCTGTCCGCCACGGACCTGCCGGTCCGGGTCATGCTCCGGGACGCGAACGGGTTCGCGCCCGGCGACCTCGACGCCCTCCGGCGGACGACCGCCGAGCTGCGCGCGGCCGGTGCCCGCGAGTTCGTCCTGGGCTTCCTCGACGATCAAGGCGCGATCGATGTCGACACCGTGCGCGCCCTGGTCGCCGAACTCGACGGCGCCGCGTGGACGTTCCACCGCGCGTTGGACAACTCGACCGACCCCGAGCGCTCGTGGGACGTCGTGGCCGGGCTCGGCTGCGACACGGTGCTCGCGGCGGGCAGCCCCAAGGGCGTGGCGGACGGCCTGCCGGTCCTCGAAAAGCTCGCGGCACGCCAGGAAGTCGTGCGCCTGCTGGTCGGCGGGAGCCTCAAGCCCGAGCACGTGGCGCCGCTGAAGGCCGCCGGTGCCATGGGATTCCACGTTGGCTCCGCGGTGCGCCCAGGCGGATGGGACGCCCCGCTCTCGGCGGATGCCGTGAGGACCTGGGCAAATCTGGTGTAG